From the genome of Mycobacterium dioxanotrophicus, one region includes:
- a CDS encoding potassium channel family protein, whose protein sequence is MRVVVMGCGRVGASLADSLARIGHEVAVIDRDSTAFHRLSPEFPGERVLGMGFDRDVLLRAGIEEAGAFAAVSSGDNSNIISARLARETFGVERVVSRIYDAKRAAVYERLGIPTVATVPWTTDRLLNVLTRETETTKWRDPSGSVGVAELALHEGWAGRRVTSLEAATGGRVAFILRFGSGYLPDAKTVIQAGDEVYLAAVSGHIAEALAIAALPPSEAVESE, encoded by the coding sequence GTGCGTGTAGTCGTCATGGGATGTGGCCGAGTGGGCGCATCGCTCGCGGACAGCCTGGCCCGCATCGGGCATGAAGTCGCCGTCATCGACCGCGACAGCACCGCATTTCACCGGTTGTCCCCCGAGTTCCCCGGCGAACGGGTCCTCGGTATGGGGTTCGACCGTGATGTGCTGTTGCGCGCCGGTATCGAGGAGGCCGGCGCGTTCGCGGCGGTGTCCTCCGGTGACAACTCCAACATCATCTCGGCGCGGTTGGCCCGCGAGACCTTCGGCGTCGAACGCGTCGTCTCCCGCATCTACGACGCCAAGCGTGCGGCCGTCTACGAGCGGCTCGGGATTCCGACGGTGGCCACCGTGCCGTGGACCACCGACCGTCTGCTCAACGTGCTGACGCGCGAGACCGAGACCACCAAGTGGCGCGACCCCTCCGGCAGCGTGGGGGTCGCCGAGCTGGCCCTGCACGAGGGCTGGGCGGGGCGCAGGGTCACCTCACTGGAGGCCGCCACCGGCGGCCGGGTGGCCTTCATCCTGCGGTTCGGCAGCGGTTATCTGCCCGACGCGAAAACGGTCATCCAGGCCGGCGACGAAGTGTACCTCGCGGCCGTGTCCGGCCACATCGCCGAAGCCCTTGCCATCGCGGCGCTGCCGCCCAGTGAAGCTGTGGAGTCGGAATGA
- a CDS encoding potassium channel family protein, which translates to MKVAIAGAGAVGRSIAKELLENNHEVTLLERNLEHIDVDAIPAAHWRLGDACEITVLESLQLETFDVVIAATGDDKVNVVLSLLAKTEFAVPRVVARVNDPRNEWLFDENWGVDVAVSTPRMLASLVEEAVAVGDLVRLMEFRKGQANLVEITLPADTPWGGKPVKRLNLPRDASLVTILRGPRVIVPQSDEPLEGGDELLFVTVSEVEDELRALLLDPTAR; encoded by the coding sequence ATGAAGGTCGCCATCGCCGGCGCCGGTGCCGTCGGCCGCTCCATCGCCAAAGAACTGTTGGAGAACAATCACGAGGTGACGCTGCTGGAGCGCAACCTCGAGCACATCGATGTCGACGCCATCCCGGCCGCGCACTGGCGTCTGGGGGACGCCTGTGAGATCACTGTGCTGGAGTCGCTGCAGCTGGAAACGTTCGACGTCGTGATCGCGGCGACCGGCGACGACAAGGTCAATGTGGTCCTCAGCCTGCTGGCCAAGACGGAGTTCGCGGTGCCGCGTGTGGTGGCCCGCGTCAACGATCCCCGCAACGAGTGGCTGTTCGACGAGAACTGGGGTGTCGACGTCGCAGTGTCGACTCCGCGGATGCTGGCCTCACTGGTCGAAGAGGCGGTCGCCGTGGGCGATCTGGTGCGGCTGATGGAATTCCGCAAGGGCCAGGCCAACCTGGTGGAGATCACGCTGCCCGCCGACACTCCGTGGGGCGGCAAGCCGGTGAAACGGCTGAACCTCCCGCGCGACGCTTCGTTGGTCACCATCCTGCGTGGCCCGCGGGTCATCGTGCCCCAATCCGACGAACCTCTCGAGGGTGGCGACGAGCTGTTGTTCGTGACCGTCAGCGAGGTCGAGGACGAGTTGCGCGCACTGCTGCTGGACCCCACGGCGCGCTGA
- a CDS encoding DUF3159 domain-containing protein — MGGISGLIYSSLPVVVFVPVSTLFGLMPAISAALGVATLILIWRLIRHDSVQPAVSGFFGVGISALIAYVVGESKGFFLLGIWTSLFWAVVFGVSVLIRRPMVGYIWGWVNSHDRDWREVRKAVVAFDIATVIWVVVFASRFLVQQHLYQADQTGWLGVARIAMGWPLTAAAALVTYLAIRVARNALHAQQGVESTD; from the coding sequence ATGGGCGGTATCAGCGGCCTGATCTACTCGTCGCTGCCGGTGGTGGTGTTCGTCCCGGTTTCGACGTTGTTCGGCCTGATGCCCGCGATCAGCGCGGCGCTCGGTGTGGCCACTCTCATTCTCATCTGGCGGCTGATCCGGCATGACTCGGTTCAGCCCGCGGTCTCCGGCTTTTTCGGCGTCGGCATCAGTGCGCTCATCGCCTACGTGGTGGGGGAGTCGAAAGGCTTTTTCCTGCTTGGCATCTGGACGTCGTTGTTCTGGGCCGTGGTGTTCGGCGTCTCGGTACTCATCCGGCGGCCGATGGTGGGCTACATCTGGGGCTGGGTCAACTCCCACGACCGGGACTGGCGCGAGGTGCGTAAGGCTGTCGTGGCCTTCGACATCGCCACCGTCATCTGGGTTGTGGTGTTCGCGTCGCGATTCCTGGTGCAGCAGCACCTGTATCAAGCCGACCAGACCGGTTGGCTGGGCGTCGCCCGAATCGCCATGGGTTGGCCGCTGACGGCAGCCGCAGCGCTCGTGACCTATCTGGCCATCCGCGTCGCGCGCAACGCCCTGCATGCGCAGCAAGGCGTCGAAAGCACCGACTGA
- a CDS encoding OB-fold nucleic acid binding domain-containing protein — translation MSTAEGYLRRLTRRLTEDPEQLDVEELSDEAANTGAMKAINCQRGQEVTMVGTLRSVECNGKGCSGGVKAELFDGTATVMLVWLGQRRIPGIESGRTLRVQGRVGQLENGTKAIYNPRYEIQK, via the coding sequence ATGTCTACGGCCGAAGGGTATCTGCGCCGGCTAACTCGACGCCTGACAGAAGACCCCGAGCAACTCGATGTCGAAGAGCTCAGTGACGAGGCGGCCAACACCGGCGCGATGAAGGCGATCAACTGCCAGCGCGGCCAGGAGGTGACCATGGTCGGAACCCTGCGCAGCGTTGAATGTAACGGCAAAGGCTGTTCCGGCGGCGTGAAGGCCGAACTGTTCGACGGCACCGCCACCGTGATGCTGGTCTGGCTGGGCCAGCGCCGCATCCCCGGTATCGAATCGGGCCGGACCTTGCGCGTGCAGGGCCGCGTCGGACAGCTGGAGAACGGCACCAAGGCGATCTACAACCCGCGTTACGAAATTCAGAAGTGA
- a CDS encoding alpha/beta fold hydrolase: MNVILRGVTTVLLPGTGSDDDYVYRAFSDALHEVGAVLVTPPPQPHRLVDGYRDALDDAARSGPIAVGGVSIGAVVATAWALAHPGRTVAVLAALPPWTGSPENAPAALLARQSAQLLRRDGLAATVAQMRASSPPWLADELTRSWVGQWPTLPDAMEEAAGHAAPDCADLERLTVPLGVVVATDDPVHPAEVGFEWVSAAPRAALRTVTLEEMGATTGVVGAACVAALQEA; this comes from the coding sequence ATGAACGTCATTCTCCGAGGTGTCACCACAGTGCTGTTACCCGGCACCGGATCCGATGACGACTACGTTTACCGGGCGTTTTCCGACGCATTACATGAGGTCGGGGCGGTGTTGGTGACGCCGCCGCCTCAGCCGCACCGGCTCGTCGACGGTTACCGCGACGCACTCGACGACGCCGCCCGCTCCGGTCCGATCGCCGTCGGCGGGGTATCGATCGGAGCTGTTGTGGCGACCGCGTGGGCACTGGCCCATCCCGGCCGGACCGTGGCCGTGCTCGCTGCACTGCCGCCGTGGACAGGGTCTCCGGAGAACGCACCGGCGGCATTGCTGGCACGCCAGTCGGCACAGCTGCTGCGCCGTGACGGCCTGGCGGCCACGGTGGCGCAGATGAGAGCTTCCAGTCCGCCGTGGCTGGCCGACGAGCTGACCCGGTCCTGGGTCGGGCAGTGGCCGACACTGCCCGACGCGATGGAGGAGGCCGCGGGTCATGCCGCGCCCGATTGCGCTGACCTGGAACGACTGACGGTACCGCTGGGGGTCGTGGTGGCGACCGACGATCCCGTACACCCGGCCGAGGTCGGCTTCGAATGGGTCTCCGCTGCGCCACGGGCCGCGCTGCGCACCGTCACCCTGGAAGAGATGGGCGCGACGACGGGCGTCGTGGGCGCGGCGTGTGTGGCCGCGCTGCAGGAAGCGTGA
- a CDS encoding DUF3710 domain-containing protein, whose protein sequence is MAFGKHEKDPATDDAALDSAADAVTDDDDFEGPFDVEDFDDAAVAAQGRLDLGSVLIPMPDGGQVQVELNEAGAPSAVWVVTPNGRFTIAAYAAPKSPGLWREVATELADSLRKDAASVAIEDGRWGREVVGAGNGGVVRFIGVDGYRWMVRCVVNGAPDTVDALADEARTALADTVIRRGETPLPVRTPLAVELPEPMAAQLRAAAAEAAAAQAAAGQQQPPLQQQEPEPVARRSAQGSAMQQLRTITGG, encoded by the coding sequence ATGGCATTCGGAAAACATGAAAAAGACCCGGCGACCGACGACGCGGCGCTGGATTCGGCTGCCGACGCGGTGACCGATGACGACGACTTCGAGGGCCCCTTCGACGTCGAGGACTTCGATGACGCTGCGGTGGCAGCCCAGGGCCGACTCGACCTGGGCTCGGTACTCATCCCGATGCCCGACGGCGGGCAGGTGCAGGTCGAACTCAACGAGGCCGGCGCGCCCAGTGCGGTATGGGTGGTGACACCGAACGGTCGGTTCACCATCGCGGCATACGCGGCTCCCAAGAGCCCCGGGCTGTGGCGCGAAGTGGCAACCGAACTGGCCGACTCGCTGCGGAAGGACGCGGCGTCTGTCGCCATCGAGGACGGGCGATGGGGCCGCGAGGTGGTCGGCGCCGGCAACGGCGGCGTGGTGCGGTTCATCGGGGTTGACGGGTACCGCTGGATGGTGCGGTGCGTTGTCAACGGCGCTCCGGACACCGTCGACGCACTCGCGGACGAAGCCCGGACTGCCTTGGCCGACACCGTGATTCGGCGCGGTGAGACTCCGCTTCCGGTGCGCACCCCGCTCGCGGTGGAATTGCCCGAGCCGATGGCCGCCCAATTGCGGGCAGCCGCTGCGGAGGCGGCCGCCGCCCAGGCCGCGGCTGGTCAGCAGCAGCCGCCACTGCAGCAGCAGGAGCCCGAGCCGGTGGCCCGGCGCAGTGCGCAGGGGTCGGCCATGCAGCAGCTCCGCACCATCACGGGCGGGTAG
- the dut gene encoding dUTP diphosphatase codes for MSNSLAVVRLDRDLPMPVRAHDGDAGVDLYSAQDVQLAPGQRALVPTGVAVAIPHGMVGLVHPRSGLAARVGLSIVNSPGTIDAGYRGEIMVSLINLDPETPIVISRGDRIAQLLVLRVELPELVEVTSFDEAGLADTSRGAGGYGSSGGHASL; via the coding sequence GTGTCCAACTCTCTGGCGGTGGTCCGATTGGACCGCGATCTCCCGATGCCCGTCCGGGCGCACGACGGCGACGCGGGCGTCGACCTGTACAGCGCGCAGGACGTCCAACTGGCACCCGGGCAGCGCGCGCTGGTTCCGACGGGTGTGGCCGTGGCCATCCCGCACGGCATGGTGGGGTTGGTCCACCCGCGTTCGGGTTTGGCTGCGCGCGTGGGACTTTCGATCGTCAACAGCCCTGGCACCATCGACGCCGGTTACCGCGGTGAGATCATGGTCTCGCTGATCAACCTCGACCCCGAGACGCCCATCGTGATCAGCCGCGGGGATCGGATTGCCCAGTTGCTGGTGCTGCGGGTAGAACTTCCCGAACTGGTCGAGGTGACCTCGTTCGACGAGGCAGGCCTGGCCGATACTTCCCGTGGTGCAGGTGGCTACGGTTCCTCCGGCGGACATGCGAGTTTGTGA
- a CDS encoding DUF3093 domain-containing protein: MSDTRATTQTVRYRERLWVPWWWTLPAAVLAALIALEVNQAVSALPNWVSFVVLFGVAGAVLSWFSKVELRVVARPGGGTELWIGGAHLPTSAIARTAEVPRTAKTAALGRQLDPAAYVVHRAWVGPMVLVVLDDPDDPTPYWLISTRHPDRVLAALQD; encoded by the coding sequence GTGTCAGACACGCGCGCAACCACCCAAACCGTGCGCTACCGCGAGCGGTTGTGGGTGCCGTGGTGGTGGACTCTGCCGGCAGCAGTGCTGGCAGCGCTCATCGCCCTCGAGGTCAACCAGGCCGTTTCCGCATTGCCCAACTGGGTGTCGTTCGTGGTGCTGTTCGGCGTGGCGGGCGCGGTGCTGAGCTGGTTCAGCAAGGTCGAATTGCGTGTCGTGGCCCGGCCGGGCGGAGGCACCGAACTGTGGATCGGCGGCGCGCACCTGCCGACCAGTGCCATCGCCCGGACAGCGGAGGTGCCCCGCACTGCCAAAACGGCCGCCCTGGGTCGTCAGCTCGACCCGGCGGCCTACGTAGTGCATCGGGCCTGGGTCGGCCCGATGGTGTTGGTGGTACTCGACGATCCGGATGACCCCACCCCGTACTGGCTGATCAGTACCCGTCATCCAGACCGCGTGCTCGCCGCTCTGCAGGACTGA
- a CDS encoding DUF4193 domain-containing protein: MATDYDAPRRTETDEVSEDSLEELKARRNEAQSAVVDVDESESAESFELPGADLSGEELSVRVVPKQADEFTCSSCFLVHHRSRLASEKDGVMICTDCAA; this comes from the coding sequence ATGGCTACCGATTACGACGCGCCGCGGCGAACCGAAACCGACGAGGTTTCCGAGGACTCACTAGAGGAGCTGAAGGCCCGGCGTAACGAGGCGCAGTCGGCCGTCGTCGATGTCGACGAATCCGAATCCGCCGAATCGTTCGAGCTGCCGGGAGCTGATCTCTCCGGCGAAGAGCTTTCGGTGCGGGTGGTTCCGAAGCAGGCTGACGAGTTCACCTGCTCCAGCTGCTTCCTGGTGCACCACCGCAGCCGCCTCGCCAGTGAGAAGGATGGCGTGATGATCTGCACGGACTGCGCCGCCTGA